The Tamandua tetradactyla isolate mTamTet1 chromosome 23, mTamTet1.pri, whole genome shotgun sequence genomic interval CAAGAGTGGCCAGCCCCACGCAGGGTCCTGGCAACCTCGGGGCGCTGTGGGTCCCGGGACAGTCCCTTGGGGCTGGGGACCCAGTGGGAGGCGACCTGTCCACAGGGGCGGGTAGCGCCCAGGCCCCTTCCCCCCATGGCACCCCCCAGCCTGGAGCCCCGGCCCCAGCACCACACCGAGCAGGCCCGCGCTGCCTAGTGCCTATTCCGGTCAGGGGCAGGTGTCAGCGGCTTCACTCCCAGCTCCTCCTCCCCCTGGGCCGCCCCCACCCGCTTCCTGGAGGCAGGGCGCAACGGATGAGGGGACTGGGGCCCTGAGGGAAGCAGGGCTGGGGCGACCTGAGGAGGAGGGGAGCAGCACGTGGGGCCCCTGGAGATTCCACAGGGAAGGGTGGGCTCCACAGAGGGCAGGACCGACGGGCCACGCCCTGGGGCAGAGGCCAGGACCCCGTGGGGCCAAGCAGTCTCCCACACTGTCAGGGTGCCCCCGGCAGGGCCAGGCGGCCTGGCAAGGCCCGATGAGCTGCTCTTCCCAGCCAAGGCAATCCCGGCTGAGCAGTGCTGGCGGCATCAccctggggcgggggtgggggctgcaagCAAATCAGGGTCTGGAGAGCAGGTTGGGGAGGAGGCACCAGGTGGCCAGGTGGGGACAGCCTGGGAGACACCTGGAGGGAGGTGGGCCGGGGTCCCTGAGGCACAGGAGGAGCAGAAGAGGGCAGAGACAGACGTGGGACAGCCAGCAGGCGCGGATCAGGTCTGGGCAGGGGGTCCGGGAGCAGATGCCGGTGGCCAGGACTGGGAAGAGACCACCCTTCTCCTCCCACCAGAAGCTTCCTCTCCAATCCTGGTCAGGCAGAGGCCCCAGGAATCTGCTGGGCCCCTGGGGGACACGGACAGCCGCGCGGCTCTGTCTGGGGTCCCAAGCAGAGGTGAAGAGGCATCACCCATCCCCCGCCCCCGAGACCTCAGCACCCCTGGCCCTGGGCAGCGGCATGGGCTGGGGTGACAGAGGCCATGTCCATACACTCAGCCACATCTGTCATCCCCTCCGTACCTGAGTGCCTCAGGGTCCCTGGCTCTGAGCTGGCCACGGCAGGTACAGAAATAAGACAACTGACAGgccagaaaaaaatgtcatttggAGTCAAAGCCGCTGCAAAACAAGTATAACACCTGCCGTGCCCAGGGGCAGAGGCAACCCCGAGGGGACAAGGGTCCCCTCTAAGGGTGCGTGGCGAGGTGCGGGGAGCCTGCTCGGGGGTAGCGCTCCAGGTGAGGGTCCAGCTCACGTGGCTGCGGGGACCTGGAACTTGCTGGGTCCAAGGACACATGCACAGCAAACTGCTCTGAAGGCCGGTCGTCAGGCGTGGAGAGTGGGGCAGGCCTTGGCCCGCAGAGGGGCTCTGGCTCCCTCCCGCTGGGGATGGGGCGCAGCCAGAGGAGAAAACCAGGATCAACCTCTGGTTCCAGAAAGATCTGCCTGGTGACAGCCTGCAGGAGCTGGGGCCAAAGGGCCTGAGCCGGGTGAAGAGGGCACCGGGGCCCAGTGGAGGGCTGCCTGCCCGGTGCCCGCTGTGGGGGCGGTGAGTCCAGGCCTGTGGCACCCAGCGGGGTGGGCAGGGGGTGTAGGAGGTGGCCGGGGGAGAGGCGACCGGGACAGCAGTATGAAAACGCCCGTCCGCACAGCTGGGGCCCGGATGCTGGCCTGGGGGTGGGATGGTTTTGCTGTCACTGGACAAGGGGTCTTCCCCCAGGCGTCCCCACACGCTGCTTCCCGCCCACCTCGGTCTTCCCTCGGGAGGTGTCCAGGCGGCCACCccatcccctcctccccccacgcACCCTGCCTGTGGCACCCCTTCTCTGGATGCCAACACCGCAGGGTGCCCGAGGGCCCCAGGGGGTACCCCGACCCCACACTTTAAAGGCCTGCTCCTCTCTATCTCTGTTCACAGCTTGGCCCTCACCGGGAGCTGCTGCCCCAGAACTCGGCCCCTCCAGCGCCCACTCTCCCAAGGCCTGTCCTTGGGCCCTTCATGCTGCCCCCACATcccaccccaggcccagccctggaTGCCCCCATTTCCATCCTCCGCCCTCAGACCCTCAAGCCCTGCTCCGCCTCTCACCTACCAGCCCGGTGTAGCTTCATTTCCTTGCCTGCCCTGCCTGGACTAGTCGCGCCCAAATCTTCAGCTGCCACACGGGTCTGCCCCCATCTCAGCTGCCCTGCAACCGCACTGGAAGGGAatgcgggggggggggtgctgccTCGGGGGAAGCGGGTCCTCAGAAAGCTGGACACAGGCTTCCCCTATGACATGGAAACCCACTTCCAGGGACACGGCAGACACCTGGACACCAATGTCACAGAAGCATCACTCGCTAAGGCCACCAGGTGCAAACTGCCCGCTGACCCCGCAGGACAGGCTGGCCCATGCCAGCCCCGCTCAGCCTGCAGCCTGGGGCTGCGTCCACGGCGCGGTACCGTCTGCTTCCACCTATGGGAAATGTCTAGATTcggaaattcagagacagaaaatgagAGGCCAGAGGAAGGGGATGCGCAGTTATTGCTTCATGGGGACAGGTTCTGTTTGCAGTGAGGAAACGGTTTCAATGATGGGTGGCAGCGATGGTTACGCAAAACTGTAAATGTAGTTAATGCCACTAAGCTGCACGCTTAAAAGTGGCCAAAATGGTAATCTTGTATGTGTTACCAcgctaaagaaatgaataaggaAGCCAGCATGAGGGTGCTGAGTGGTGTGAGCACCAGCCTCCCCAGCCGCCTGGCCGGCCTTCCCGGGGCACCCACCTAACCCGCCAGGCCCCAGTACTGCCCCTGCTCCACTGAGAAATGGGGTCTTTTTGCCTCTCTGGCCCCGTTCCTTGGCCTGGACCCCACCCTCTAGGCCCTGGCGGGCTCTTTCACCTTGGCGCTGGATCTCTGCTCCCGGGGACCCTGGCCTGCCTGAACCTGCACAGCGCCCTCCTCTCCAAAGGCCACCGACTGGAGAACCTGGGGCCCCACTCGTTTCTCGGAAACTTCAGAGTCAAGCTCCTGGCAAGCGCAGCGTGCCTGCCTCCCACCTGTCCTGGCACCCTGCCTGACTCCTGCCGCCTTGGCGCTTGGTGCCAAGTCTAACCTTGCTCCCCTCCCTGAAGCACCGCTCAGGGACCGCCCGCGGTTCCTGCAACACCCCCTCTGGCTGCTGCCCCTTGGTGTGTCTTGGATGTTGTCTGGACAGGAGTGTCCTCTTGTCCCTCTCCGCCCAGTGCCGTCCAACAGCCTGAAGGCCTGGCCCCTTTGTGTGAGGCTCAGTGCTCAGCAGACGCCCGGCTGCCACCCCTACCTGGGCTCCTCCCGGGTCCATCCTGGTCCAGCCCCCACCTGCCCCTCCAATAGCACCTACAGGAGCCCTACTGCAGGCCACACACCACATGCGGAGACAGCCACTGTCCAGGACACACCCGgtccctcttcccttctcttctcggTCTACCCCAACCTGCCTCAAGTCTCACCCCCTCACAGGGCCTTCTGTGCCCTTCTGTGCAGCCCTGAACTCCAGGGCTCCCTGCCTGGCCCGCCTTGACCTTTGGCCCCTGCTGTAATGACCTGCTGTGCATCCAGCTCTCCCACTGGGTTGTGGCTTTGAACATAGAGTCTCAGGCTGTTTCTGACCGGCCCTgggcaaaaggtggaaacaagaGAAGGAAACGATGGAGACCCAGGAAAATGGCACACCACATTAACCCAACAGATAATTTAATTCTGAAGGCCAAAAGACAGGGGACATCAGTCACCTGCTCCAGGCAAGTGCCCCCCTGGCTGTCATCATCCTGTAATGGGCCAGCAAGGCGTGCCTCTGCCTCGGTCCTGGCACAGCGCGGGCTTTCCAAATGTTAGCAGTGACAGGTGTTCCATGGTGACAGCCGGAGCCAAGAGTGGAAACCCAATAGCGGGCCCTGGTGGTGGCACACAATGCAAGGGCACGTGCCACTGCAGCAGGGGCGTCACCCCTAACGGGTTAGTCACAGCACCACGGCCAGGTGGCTGGCACGGCTGTGAGTTCACGTTGAGATGCGAGACTCAAGCAGGCCAGGGCCCCTGAGCAGGGCAGTCTGAGTCTCAGCCTTGGCCAGCAGCTCTAAAGGGTTCCCTGTGCCCCCAAAAGGACGCCTTGCCCCCAGCCTGCTGGCCACCTGTGGACAGATGTGGTCTCTTTGGGACTCTACTAATGCCGGATCCTTATGTTCTGAGCTCAAAGAGGCCTCCCCGTAGAGCATCTGGTCAGAGCCCCCAAGTTGGATGCACAGAACGAGGGCTTTTGTGAAGAGGAGGCCGCTGTCAACAACACTAGAATTTTGATGGGCCTGAGCTCTGAGCCAGGTGCCTGCTACAGGTGTGCCTCCAAAGGCCAGGTGCACAGCAGATTCTCAGCCCGGATGGAGCCAGGGCTGGGATGAGTGCTGCAGGTGGGGTTGCTGTAACAGGTGCTCATGAGGCGCTTCCTGGGTGCCTGGGGACCCAAGTGCATGCAAAGTGGGAGGTCTGGCCCCAGCCCTCAGTGAGCTTCTCGCTGCTGAATGCAGGTACAGGGTACTGACAGCTCCAGGGGTCAGGGCTGAGGTGGAGAACACAGGGTGCTGTGGCCCCTGCCCGTGAGATACAAGATGCCAAAGGTCACGAGAGGGAGGCCGGGGTCCATGGCCTGCTGAGAAAGGCCAGTGCCTGGGAGCTGGGGTGAGGCGGGGAGGGGCCCAGTCCaggaagagaggaggagggggCTTCTGGGGGCCATCGGTTTACCAGGCTGTAGAGGCTGAAGGAAAGAGTCATGGTGGATCATCGAAACAAGGGTGAAGATGCAAGGAAAAACAGAAGGGACGGCGGTAGGGTCCCAAGGGAAGCTGTATTTAGAACGATACACAGGATAAGGGTTTTATTGGTCATGGAgtctcccaggggtataaataaGCACTTCGAGTGTGCGAGCACCCGATTAAAATTGTGTAACCATTTGGCAGACACAGAGTTTCAGATTATGAGAAACGATACAGAGTCACGTGGCATGTTCCTGACTGCCCGTGACAGCAGGGAGCAtgccggggcgggggtggggggggccgGCTCCCCCCTCTGCACCCATGCCTGTGTGGCAAGCCTTGGGCCACACACGGTCCTGCAGCCAgcggggagtggggagtggggagtggggaaaCAGCCGGGAGCAGCAGCTGGGGCTCTGGGGACTGAGGACCCATGTGTCCCTCATCCAGCAGGCTCCACAGAGATAAAGATCACTTCCAACCGCCAGACCTGCAACTTATCAGGAGGCTCCGACAGCTCTGGGGGCCCCAGGCACCTCGGAGGGGCTGGTGGGGTGCGTACATGGGCTCTGGGCCTGGCTGGACTTTTCCAAAGCTCTGCCTGCTGCTAAGCTGATACCATCTACAGGAGCTGGGGTCCCAGAAGGAGTGCCCAGGCTGCCTTGCGTCTCGGGGTCCAGAGACTTGTTTTCAGTGAGGACCAGCCCTCAGTCTGGGGGGACACCCTTAGTCCGAAATCCTTTGAGAGGAGGAACACCCGATCTGGAGGTTCCCAAAAGGCAATTAAACTGCCTGAGATGAGGAGCCGGTGGAACCAGGTGGTTTTGCACCGTTAGCATCTTAGGTTCTGCCCTCTGCTTTAGCAAAGGGCCTGGGCCTCGGTGATACTCCACACACCATCTGGAAAGACGCCACGCACACCACATGGAATGAGCCCCCAGTAGCTCTCCTTGGCTCCGACCACCACCGATCCACCTGCCCCCAGATGTCGCACCACCCCCTGAATCCAGCACCTCCAAAATGAAACGCATCAcctccccagccctgctctcATCCTGCATACCTGACATAGCCTGCTGTTCCCACCGGTCCACTGTGGAGTTTCTCCTGAAGTCCCCCTTTCTCCTGACTCTTCCCATAGagcctttctctccttttctgtccCCGCCCCGGTGAGGTGTGGTGGCCCCATCACTGGTCCCCTGCCTCAGTGCAGCCCTTTGCCAGTCCACCCCGGCCATACTGCCAGGATCACTCTGGGGAAAACAAATCTCATCAGGCCACTTGCAAACCTAAGACCCTTGCTTCGGTGACTTGCCGGCGCTCTCAGAGGAAAAGCCAAACTCATATGCCGGCACCTGAGCCCTTTCTGGAGCTGCCTCCAGCCACGAGGAACGGCCCACTGCTCTCCTCCAAGCAGGCAGTGGGAGGCGACTGTGCCTCTGAGACTTCACATACGCTGTTCCTTTGCCTGGAAGGCACTCTCCCTCACTTGGTCTTGCCACTCCTAGTCGCCCTTCAAAATCCAGCTCAAGCCATTCCCAGACCCCTCCGCTGGCTGAAAGCCACTCCCCACTGCCCAGAGCAAGCCTTATCCACCCCAGAGCAGCAACTCTTCAAGGGCAGAGAACGAGTCTCCAATTTTGTATCTGCGGAACACGGCACAGTGCCTCCACATATGCAGTATGCATACAACAAACACGGgtggaaagaataaagaaaatgatcaAACTGAATTCAAGTTGATTCATAGTAAAAAGCCTggtattatctccatttaaaGGAGGTATTTGAAACAACCACTGAAATTGCTGCTGGGCTTCTTTCTTCCACTTACAGAATCGTCATCACAGAAAAAGTATGTGTTCAAACAGGTAAAGCATTGAAAACCGCAAATGTTGTTTAAGTGCTTTTTTTTGCCAAACCTGCCTCATCGTTCTCCCTAAACCATCTAAAGGTAAATTCTTAAATATGTCTTCTGAGGTTGGCTCAGTTTGTAACGACAATTAAGAACAACACTGCGTGCCCAAGGTCACTCAGGCCTGCTGGGCAGTCCTGGCAGGTGTGGTCAGCGAGAGCTAGCAAGGCCCACCTGCAGGCCAACGTGCGGACCCAGGGTGGttttattattgtgaaaactCTGCCTAGATGACACCACCACCTCTGCACCCCAAGGAGGTCGCCCTTAGCCAGTGGAGCAGCAGCACCACggcagtgccccccccccccgtcctGGCAGCTGTACTGGGCTCCTTTACAGAACCCACCGGTTCCAGGCCAGGTGATGGGTGAGCAGAGATGAAAGCACCTTGTCCCGGCCCTGTTCCCGGGGGAACGGCGGGCTCCTCCACGGAGCACTTCCTACCCTTTGATAAGACCTTCCTGCCAAGGCTTTATCTGAGAGTTAAGGAGCTTAGATGCCCATCAACCCTCGTAGTAAAGGACACACATGTGGGGTCACAGTGCTGGCCCAGAACAGTGGCCATGAATTCTCAGGGAGACCTCTGGGTCTTTTCTTCTTTGGGCTCATTCCTATCAGTGTTCCCTAAAATGGGAAATACCTGCATGCTCGTCCTCAAGGCCTACTGGGTGTGGGGAGGGAAAGTGCAACCGGAGGCCCTTCCCGCAACTGGCAGGAGCAGCAACGTGAGCCAGAGAACAGGGGATTTCTGCTCCACGTTGCCTGGGAGTCACCCACTGACTGGCTTCAATGATGAAAAATATGCTTCTTGGCCCTTACTAGTCCTGGACGGGGGGGTTACCGGCTGGGAGTAAGCACGGGGCAGAGATGGCCACACCAGCATCATCACCACAGCCGATCTGTGACCAGGTCCCTGCTGCCACATAGTGCCCCTAGACAGGTCACTGACGTGTGGCTCTGCACAACCCTGTGGCGCTTGGACAACCTTTGGCCTTGGGTGGCAGCCCAGTGAGCTGTGATCGGGGCTCTGCCACTTGGTCGGACATCGGACAACTACCACCAAGAAAGTCAGTGTCCCTGCCCAGCATGGGCTGACCAGGAGCAGCTATCCCCACGTGGAGCCAGCACTGACACCCAGACCCCACCACCACGCGGCACAGCCTGGAGAAGAGGGGCTCCGGGAACAGTAGTCAGCGCCCCCAGCCCCACAGGGCAGGTGACCTGGGGGGCACTTGGGTGGCAGGTGTGTCACCCGGGCAAGCACAAGGCCTGGGGCTGCGGGTCTTCCGCGGCGGAACTTATCAGAGGATAGGCTGTGCCTGAACCGGGAGGTTTCCTACCCAGCagggaaggaaaatgccccgAGGAGACAGCGCCACGGAAGCAGCTCCGGCACCCGTACCCCGGGCCCCGCCCGCGCCCAGGCCACGGCGGCAGCGCCGGGGGACGCCGGGTTCAGCCGGCCCGCAGCGGGGTCGCCGGGCGCGCGGGCTCCGAACCCCTGCCCCACGCCGCGGCCGCGGGCCCCGCGAGTCCGGCCTCGCGCCAAAGCCCCGAGGaccgccccgcccctccccggCCCGCCGCGGTGCGGGCGCCGCGCCGCCCACCCGCAGCCCCCCGCCCGCCCCCGGCCCGACCCACCTCCGCCCGCCGCGCCGCTTTCTCCTCAGCTTGCGAGCAACAGAGCCACCGCCCTTCTGCGCACGCGCGCcgaggccccgccccgccccgccgtGCACGCGCCACTGATTGGGGATCCCCGAACTCCCGCCGGCCCGGGCTGGGCTCTGGGCATGCGCGCTGCGGCTCCGCGGCGGCGGGAGCGGATCCCAGCTCTCGCCCGGGTGCCCCGCACCGACAGGGGGGCGGTGAGGGGAGGTCGCGAGAAAAGAGTGCGGGGACTGCGGGGACTGCGGGGACCCGCGGAGAGCAAATCAGGAGTTGGGGCCGGGGTCACGCGAGTACCTGTGACCGCGCGCCCGAGACGTCTGGTCCCGAgtgggcggggcggggcctgagCGGGGTGGGCGGAGGGAGGCCCGGGAGCCGCGGGTAGGGGCGCGGGCACGCGGGCGGCGCGGGAGACGGAGGCAGGCCCCTGGGACCCGGCACGCAGTCACCCGCCGGCGGCGGGCGGGCCAAGGTCGAGCGGAGTGGCCAGGATCCGGTGCCCGCGGGGGACGGGGGCAGGGCGCCCCGTGCGGATCGGGGGTGCGGGCAACCCGGCGGGAACGCCGCCCGGGCAGTAGCCGGTGTCCACGGGCGATCCTGGCGGCCCCGTGCCTTCGGGGAGAGCAGAATCGCCCTGGGGGTTCCTAGCCGTTGGAGGGGTCACAGTGTCATTTTGGGAGTCAAAACACTCTCTGGGGATCACGACATGCCAGGATGGGGAGCTCACAGCCccaggtgggggcggggaggttCCTGTGCCCCTTGGAGAGGGCAGAGGGCGCGCGCGAAGCCACAGTCCTCTGGGGTCACAGTCGCCCAAGGGCACCGCAGAGCAAATCCTCGGGGCTCCCGCACCCCTCTGAGTCAGGGGGCAGGGTGTCGTTGCGACTGTCACACCCCACCCGGGACTGGCGTGAGGCGCCGGGGCGAGGAGCGCAGATCCATCACAGGCTGATCGGCAGCCGGGTGCGCTGGGAACCCGGCGCCTGATGCGGGCTGCGCCGCCGCTCCCGCCGGGTCCCCGCCCGGCCCCGGGCTCAGGCCGCCCCGCAGCGGCCCCGCCGCTCGCGCCGCTGCAGCCTCCGCAGGCGCCGCGTCCACGCGTCCCGCCACGGCAGCACGAGGCTGCCGCGGGCGGCGCTGAGTCCGGGCCCCCGGTCCCCCGCCGCGGCGCCAGGCCCGCCCCCCAGGAGCAGGTAGCGGCGGCCGGGCTGCAGGCGCGGGCAGCCACAGGCCGCGTCCCGCGCGGGCACCCACAGCGCGCTGTTCCCGCGCCGCGCGCGCTCCTCGCCGCTCCGGAACACGGCGAGCACGGCCACGGGGAAGCGCGTCCACGCGCCTCGCGCCTCGCCGCGCGCGCCCACCGCCACCTGCACAGCTGCGGGGATGCAAAGGGGGCGGGGTCAGGAGGGGCGGGGGCGAAGCCCTGGGCTCCCACCCGAGACGAGCGCGGAGAGGACAAGGGGGACCCGGCAGGTGGGGAGGGGTCTTGGGTCCCGGTGAGGGTCGGGGCGCTCAAGGAAGGAAGGGGGCGGTCGGGTCGGGACAGGCCAAAAGGGCAGGGCCGTGGGCCTACCGTAGTCCTTCTTGCAGAACCTCTTCAGGCTGATGCGATAGCTGCCCCGGGCAGGCTGGCAGTGCGAGTCGCAGTCTGGGGGGGGCGCGGGGGAGAGGGGGACCGCAGGCTGGCACAGCTCCCCACCGCCCCCACCCTGGTCCTCCCCTCCCTTAACCCATAGCCCTCTTCCTGAAAAGCCCCAGTCTGGGCTGTGGTTGGTGCCACTCACCCTGGGGCTCCTCTGGGCTGCTCTCCTGGGTGGGGCCGGGGGCAGGGGTCTCTGGAGGGAGGGCGGGAGAACAGCTGCGATGTAGGGGGGTCGGGGACGGGGTGCGGCAGCGGAGGGCAGGGTGCGGGGTGGGGGCTCACTCACTGACGCAGGGCGCCACCGGGGAGCGGCTCTGCTGGAAGCCTGGAGCGCAGCGGTTGCAGGTGAGGCCGGTGACCCCGTCCTTGCAGGGACACTGGCCTGTGGTCTGGTTGCAGGTTTTGCCCGCAGCCCCAACTGGGTGACAGTCGCAGGCTGGGGGCAGAAGGGGGAGGTCACAGGCCCCCTGGGAGCTGGGAGGGCTGGAAGGGCACCGGTGCACGGGGGCCGGGAGAGGGCTCACCTCTGCAGGCGCGGCGGTCACTCAGTGCCCGGCCCGGGTCCCGATAGAAGCCCTCGCGGCAGTAGTGGCAGTGGCGCCCAGCGGTGTTGTGCCGGCAGTTGAGGCAGACGCCCCCGCTGCGGCGGCCTGACAGCCTGTACAGCTCCATGTTGAAGCGGCAGCGGCGGGCGTGGCCGTTGCAGGAgcaggctgggggggggggggcgatgGCGTCAGGGGCAGACCGGCGCGGTCCCGGGTCCCCAGGCCACTGTCCCCAGGGCCTCACCGAGGCAGGAGTGGGCCTCCCGTGCCGTGGCCCGCTGCCAGGGCCTGTCGCAGTAGAAAGGCTTGCAGCGGCCGCAGTCGGGGCCCTCGGTGCCGTGGCGGCAGTCGCAGATGAGGTGGCCCTGGGGTTCCAGCAGGCACCGGGAGGCGTGCCCATTGCACTTGCAGCGCCCGCCCACCTGGAGCTCAGCCGCTGAGTAGGAGTAGGGGAGCCCGGCCTCGGTGGGCCTGGTGAGCACCACGCGGATGTCCGTGGCGGTCACCCAGTCCTGGAGCACCGGGCTGCTCTCCAGGTCCAGGCCGGCAGGGCTGCTGTCCTGCACGCTGAAGGCCAGAAGGCCGCCCCCATCCGGCTGCACCTGGGGAGCCGGGAAGCACAGGGCTTCAGGTCCAGGGCCGTTGGCAGGGCCGGGCGGGCGGCCGTAGTCCAGGCGGCAGTGGGAGGAGAAGAAGCCGAGCGGGGCCCAGCTGCGGCCGTGGTCCTGCGATTTGAGCAAGGCCGCGGAGGCCGGCGGCGGCGAGCAGAAGCGCAGGCTCACGAAGACCAGCTCGAAAGCCTTGCCCAGGGCCACGGTGAGCGTCACGTTGAGGGGCGCCCGGGAGAGCAGGTCCGAGCGCCAGCACAGCGGGCCCGCGGTGCCCCCGGCCGACGTCAGGAGGGTGGCGGGGTGTGCCCGTCGGTGGTCCGAGGTGTCACAGGCCCGTGTGGCCGGCCACCCGCACGTGCTAGAAGCCAGCACTTCGCGGCCCAGGGCCGCATTCACCAGGCCAGGCACGCAGCCCCGGGGTGCACCGGCCTCGTCCTGGCAGGGGTCAGCGGGTGCCGGCGGCCCGGGACTCAGGGCGGCCAAGAGGGTGCCGGCGGTCAGCAGCAGCCCCCAGCGCCAGCCGAGCATGGCCGGAGTGCGGTGGGTCAACCGGCCGGGGCCCCAGGACGCTTCCCCCCACCCCGGGGGGAGAGAGAGCCCGGGGCGCAGGCAGTGCCCGCAGGCCCCGCAGTGCGGTGCAGGCCGAGCCCCCGGCGGCCCCAGCCGGGCCCCGAGGTGGGAGCAGCGGCGGAGCAGCCGCGGGGATGTTGGCGCGCCCTCCCGCTGGGCCTGGAGCGATGACAGGCGGCGACCCCGCTCCCGCGCCCCTCTCGCGGCCCCCGCCCGCCACGACCCCGCCCGCCGCCCCGGCTCGGCTCGCACTCACCCACCCAGGGCCAGGCCCAGCGGGTCTCCCGGCCTCCCGGGAAGGGCCGTGGCCGGGCGGGGCCTGGGGCGCCGGGGCCGCCGCCTCCTCCCCGCTGCAGCAGGGCGGTGAGCCGGGCCAGGAGCGGGTGGGGGGCTCAGCAGGCGCGAGCTGGGCCCAGCCGGGGGCGGGGCTGCTAGGCCGGGGAGGAGGgatgggagggggcgggggggaggggaggggagggggccgcGTGGGCAGACCCGGAATCAGAAGCAGATTCAGACGGAGGCTGGGCCAgcagggagggggctgggaggcTTGGGAGCCGGGGAGGGGCGCCAAGCCAGGAATGCGCTGGCGGGGAGGGTCTGGAGGGGCCCGGCAGACCACCCAGCAGGGTCTCCGCCTGCCCAGGCCTTGGCTGCGTCTGGGGCTGTACCCCGAGCTGGGTGGAGGTCTGGGCCACCTCCTTCGTCTGGCCAGTCAGTCTGCATCCGCCCGGCGCTGAGGGCTGTGGCACCTCCCTCTCTGTCCCCACAGGGCACACTCAGGGCAGGGGGCACCAACTGTGGCTGGAGGGCTGTAGAGTGTCCCCACCCCGGGGTGGAAGCATGCTGTAGGGGAAGGTCTGATTAGGGCCTTCCTAATCAGAAAAAGTGGCTTCCACTTTTGGGGGAGCggcctgagcctcagtttcctcaaatgcCAAATCAGCAGGCTTTGCCGAGCTGCTGGGAGGCCAGGGTTAGCCCATGTAGGTCTGGAATCAAGCTGGGGGCTCAGCACGCTGGCGTCTGTCCTGCCAGACTTCTGGCTGCGCTGCCTGAGCTCACCCCATCTGGGTCAGACCAGACACTGGCCCTGGGCATCCCCGGGTCTGTGAGTGTGTCTAGCTGCCCGGCCACGATGTGCCAGGGAACAGGGCCTTTGGGGTTCAGGGGCTCGACCCGCCTTGAAGGCCATGATGGAGGGGAAGGGAGTCAGGTTTGATCCCTGGGGACAGTCTGGCCCACATGGCTCAGTGTCAGAACCCCTGAGTCCAGCCCACATCCCAGCAGCTCTGGGAGGGACACTGATGCAGAAGTCCAGCTGGGTGGCCTGGGTGCCAGCTGGGGATGGGGAGTGGCAGCTGGAGGAGCTTAGGGTACCACAGCCTGCAAGCCAAGAGGGGCCCAAATCGTTCTGAGCAGAAAGCCTTTCCAACAGACTTTGGGTCCCTGATGGAAGGCCAAGTACCCCAAGAAGGGCGAGGGTTGGCCCCATCCTGGAGGGAGCAGTCTGGGACCCACCCATGGAGCAGCTCTGAGGCCTGAATGCCCAGTTTCAAATGGAAGCTGGCCTCAGGCCAGGGCCTGCGGTTGGGGAGCACTGGTGACTTGGAAGTGCCAAAGTGGCCATGGGCAGAGCTCTGGGGAGAAGGACTGCAGGAGGGACAGAAGCAAGAGTTGCTGGGGGAGGAAGACCCTCGAGCCTCGCAGGGGATCCGACAGTGAAGAGGAGGGACAGGAGGGTCTGACcggggaggaggtggggaaagAGACAGCATCAAGGGCAGCTCGAGCACCAGGTGTCCTGGGCATGGCCCCTCCGCAGGCCTGATGCCACAGGTGTGGGCATGGAGTGGAGGAACAGATGAGGGACTTTGTAAGGATCACAGGGCTCAGGCCAGGGGCTGCTGCTCTCTTCCTTTTCCTAGGCAGCAGCAGGATGGCTGTAACCCCTCTGCCCGCCCCACACAGTGGGAATTACAGGGCCCTGGCCCCCAACCTCCCAGAGAAGAGAACTTGTCCTTCAAGT includes:
- the NTN3 gene encoding netrin-3, with the translated sequence MLGWRWGLLLTAGTLLAALSPGPPAPADPCQDEAGAPRGCVPGLVNAALGREVLASSTCGWPATRACDTSDHRRAHPATLLTSAGGTAGPLCWRSDLLSRAPLNVTLTVALGKAFELVFVSLRFCSPPPASAALLKSQDHGRSWAPLGFFSSHCRLDYGRPPGPANGPGPEALCFPAPQVQPDGGGLLAFSVQDSSPAGLDLESSPVLQDWVTATDIRVVLTRPTEAGLPYSYSAAELQVGGRCKCNGHASRCLLEPQGHLICDCRHGTEGPDCGRCKPFYCDRPWQRATAREAHSCLACSCNGHARRCRFNMELYRLSGRRSGGVCLNCRHNTAGRHCHYCREGFYRDPGRALSDRRACRACDCHPVGAAGKTCNQTTGQCPCKDGVTGLTCNRCAPGFQQSRSPVAPCVKTPAPGPTQESSPEEPQDCDSHCQPARGSYRISLKRFCKKDYAVQVAVGARGEARGAWTRFPVAVLAVFRSGEERARRGNSALWVPARDAACGCPRLQPGRRYLLLGGGPGAAAGDRGPGLSAARGSLVLPWRDAWTRRLRRLQRRERRGRCGAA